One window of the Hippoglossus hippoglossus isolate fHipHip1 chromosome 9, fHipHip1.pri, whole genome shotgun sequence genome contains the following:
- the myl7 gene encoding myosin regulatory light chain 2, atrial isoform — protein MGPYIKPTPASHLCWESTHDHSDMASKKASNKRQRGQKSCSNVFSMFEQSQIQEFKEAFGCIDQDRDGVIKKQDLKETYGQLGKLNVNDEELDEMLNEGKGPINFTVFLSLFGEKLNGTDPEDTILAAFKLFDPNGTGFVNKDEFRRLLMNQADKFTAEEADQAFSLAPIDPTGNIDYKSLCYIITHGDEKEES, from the exons ATGGGTCCGTACATAAAACCCACCCCGGCATCGCACCTCTGCTGGGAGTCCACACACGATCATTCAGACATG GCGAGTAAGAAGGCTTCCAATAAGAGACAGAGGGGACAGAAGTCCTGCTCCAACGTCTTCTCCATGTTCGAGCAGAGCCAGATTCAGGAGTTTAAGGAG GCCTTTGGTTGTATCGACCAGGACAGAGACGGGGTTATCAAAAAACAAGACTTGAAGGAGACGTATGGACAGCTGG ggAAGCTCAATGTCAACGACGAGGAGTTGGATGAGATGCTGAACGAGGGGAAAGGGCCCATTAACTTCACCGTGTTCCTGTCTCTGTTTGGAGAGAAACTCAATG GTACCGATCCTGAGGACACTATACTTGCTGCCTTCAAACTATTTGATCCCAATGGCACAGGCTTTGTCAACAAGGATGA GTTTAGACGATTACTGATGAACCAAGCTGATAAATTCACAGCTGAGGag GCGGATCAGgctttctctctcgctcctaTTGACCCGACTGGAAACATCGACTACAAGTCGCTCTGCTACATCATCACACATGGAGATGAGAAGGAAGAATCCTAA